A section of the Virgibacillus sp. NKC19-3 genome encodes:
- a CDS encoding vWA domain-containing protein codes for MKYNRWDDSKIDTTLFLQLQDLSTILSDNTDLKFEYRYGSFIDISDKRVTGSSFWDITNQEKKENGYKTDVFLRTIGTLKYSYLPAMKTYLEEVNQSSLPGFATQLFTLLEDLRLEEIIKRKRPGTKRNFVTRTDYLKHYFETQLATNVTKSYPLDELFCLIYLVLQADKPDPTFPKANEQQLHQLKIVKPILYRAFEAKNTNDTAEIAKQIWLPLEKAYKDMINVYFTFPIAHIENNEENTLFDELTRTDELENDDKEDVDNEHNEYFDERFSTWHTENQNSDRKQNFLQFDLEAGTKTSIIGSGTRETEDGDQAMGTVQGSSGQSDNNDYSETETVEEQGAVEGNQSSKPFYGEENKHAVAIIKKAAPPSTEDQRIYQENVRTIQSYKRRLASTIEKSLEHKMNTPRKDLVMGRLSKKLLPIVTDENPRVFYKKSEESNDIDAVFTLLVDCSASMYNKMVEAKRGVILFHEVLNQLKIPHSIIGFWEDANDVKERYQPNYFHYIHSYTDSFYKNTGAKIMQLEPEEDNRDGFSIRVITEELAARREKHKFLLVFSDGEPAATNYDQNGIIDTNVAVAEARKKGIDVIGMFLADGEIDEREDLIMKNIYGNQRLMIPSVDQLPEHFAPLLKKLLLRTI; via the coding sequence ATGAAATATAATCGCTGGGATGATTCCAAGATAGATACGACTCTTTTTCTACAATTACAAGATCTTTCCACGATTTTATCGGATAATACAGATTTAAAATTCGAATATCGATATGGCTCATTTATTGACATAAGTGATAAACGAGTAACCGGCAGCAGTTTTTGGGATATTACCAACCAAGAGAAAAAGGAAAACGGGTATAAAACGGATGTGTTTTTACGGACAATTGGAACATTAAAATATTCCTATCTCCCTGCCATGAAAACGTATTTAGAAGAAGTAAACCAATCAAGTCTGCCAGGTTTTGCTACACAACTGTTTACATTACTGGAAGATTTACGATTGGAAGAAATCATAAAAAGGAAGCGCCCCGGTACAAAAAGGAATTTCGTTACTCGGACAGATTACCTAAAACACTACTTTGAGACACAATTAGCTACAAACGTAACAAAAAGCTATCCCCTTGATGAATTGTTTTGTCTCATTTACCTGGTACTTCAAGCAGATAAACCAGATCCAACTTTTCCAAAAGCAAATGAACAACAGCTACATCAATTAAAGATAGTAAAACCAATACTTTATCGTGCTTTTGAAGCAAAAAACACAAATGATACTGCAGAAATCGCCAAACAAATTTGGTTGCCATTAGAAAAGGCCTATAAGGATATGATCAACGTCTATTTTACCTTTCCAATTGCTCATATAGAAAATAATGAAGAAAATACATTATTTGATGAATTAACACGTACGGATGAACTGGAAAATGATGACAAAGAGGACGTTGATAACGAGCATAATGAATATTTTGATGAACGATTCTCAACTTGGCACACAGAGAATCAAAACAGTGACAGGAAGCAAAATTTTCTCCAATTTGACCTAGAAGCTGGCACGAAGACAAGTATCATAGGAAGTGGAACAAGAGAAACAGAAGATGGAGATCAAGCTATGGGAACAGTTCAGGGATCTTCTGGGCAAAGTGACAATAATGATTACTCAGAAACCGAAACAGTGGAGGAGCAAGGGGCAGTGGAAGGAAATCAATCAAGCAAACCATTCTACGGTGAAGAAAATAAACATGCAGTTGCCATTATAAAGAAAGCAGCGCCACCTTCTACGGAAGATCAACGCATCTACCAGGAAAATGTTCGCACTATCCAATCATATAAGCGAAGGCTTGCGTCAACCATAGAAAAATCGCTAGAACACAAAATGAATACTCCACGAAAGGATCTAGTCATGGGACGATTATCAAAGAAACTACTGCCTATCGTAACGGACGAAAACCCAAGAGTTTTTTATAAAAAAAGCGAAGAATCCAATGATATTGACGCCGTTTTCACCCTCCTGGTAGACTGTTCCGCCTCCATGTACAATAAAATGGTTGAGGCAAAAAGAGGGGTCATTCTATTTCACGAGGTTTTAAATCAACTGAAGATCCCCCACTCCATTATCGGCTTCTGGGAAGATGCAAATGATGTAAAGGAACGTTATCAACCGAATTATTTTCACTATATCCATTCCTATACAGACTCCTTCTATAAAAACACAGGAGCTAAAATTATGCAGCTTGAGCCAGAAGAAGATAATCGTGATGGCTTTAGCATACGCGTAATTACAGAAGAATTGGCAGCGAGAAGAGAAAAACATAAATTCCTGCTCGTTTTCTCAGACGGTGAACCAGCTGCAACAAATTATGATCAAAACGGGATTATCGATACAAATGTTGCAGTAGCAGAAGCACGTA
- a CDS encoding AAA family ATPase — MTHYHLPKNITDILNTNQRSDDNTFQELIRQADYVPPNIELLIDAISALGMGKNILLKGPTGAGKTKFAETLSNLFRQPMFSINCSVDLDAESLMGFKTLAYQENKQVIEFVPGPVTSAMRDGTFLYIDEVNMAKPETLPLINGVLDYRRTVTNPFTNEIITAKEGFNVIAAINEGYVGTVPLNEALKNRFVVIDVPYLEGEQLKELIQTNTKLTDETIIDLFVTLSKDLVRAVSQGKLAEDAASIRALLDACDLSVLIPPKRAILRAIVDKLDEEREQEFVKNVAETLF, encoded by the coding sequence ATGACTCATTATCATCTACCTAAAAATATAACTGACATTCTAAATACAAATCAACGATCTGACGATAATACGTTTCAAGAATTGATTCGCCAAGCGGATTATGTACCACCGAATATAGAGCTATTAATTGACGCTATTTCGGCACTTGGCATGGGTAAAAACATTTTATTGAAAGGTCCAACAGGGGCTGGAAAAACCAAATTCGCAGAAACGTTATCGAACTTATTTCGCCAGCCCATGTTCAGTATCAATTGCTCTGTAGATCTTGATGCTGAAAGTTTAATGGGCTTTAAAACACTGGCATATCAAGAAAATAAACAAGTGATTGAATTTGTCCCCGGTCCTGTAACGAGTGCAATGAGAGATGGAACCTTCCTCTATATTGATGAAGTGAATATGGCCAAACCGGAAACCTTGCCACTTATCAACGGTGTCCTTGACTATCGAAGAACGGTCACCAATCCTTTCACAAATGAAATCATCACAGCAAAAGAAGGATTTAATGTTATTGCTGCAATTAACGAAGGTTATGTTGGTACCGTCCCATTGAATGAAGCACTTAAAAACCGATTTGTCGTCATTGATGTTCCGTATCTTGAAGGAGAACAATTAAAGGAGTTAATCCAGACCAATACCAAATTAACGGACGAAACAATAATCGACTTATTCGTCACCTTATCCAAAGATCTCGTCCGCGCCGTATCCCAAGGGAAACTCGCCGAAGATGCTGCATCCATTCGTGCACTACTTGATGCATGTGATCTGAGCGTACTTATCCCTCCAAAACGTGCTATTCTAAGAGCAATCGTAGATAAGCTGGATGAAGAACGTGAGCAAGAATTTGTAAAGAATGTAGCAGAAACATTGTTTTAG
- a CDS encoding atypical membrane-integrating protein (Mistic protein), translated as MKATELERKSFDKSLDGILELFNNLEEDVPIILFSDDVIENIERAKEKYGNETINQKINAIVGEMLSWLSLEETDNDSKEEDTTDNDS; from the coding sequence ATGAAGGCAACGGAATTGGAACGAAAGTCGTTTGATAAATCGTTGGATGGTATTTTGGAGCTATTCAATAATTTGGAAGAGGATGTGCCGATTATTCTTTTTAGTGATGATGTCATTGAGAATATTGAACGCGCAAAAGAAAAATACGGGAATGAAACCATTAATCAAAAAATTAATGCCATTGTTGGTGAAATGCTTTCCTGGCTTAGTTTGGAAGAGACAGATAATGATTCCAAAGAAGAAGATACTACGGATAATGACTCTTAA
- a CDS encoding BCCT family transporter — translation MRKKSEEPSKPKLVEHRIFAPSMLIMIAICIPFAMYQDESLELLNSIFNQVVEIFNWGYLWYAIIMVILGFYMSFSKYGDVVLGDPMEKPRFTLFEYASILIAMGLGSTIMRTGMTEWANVAVDPPIGVEAMSADALMWGNAYSMFLWTFQTFAVFVMAAPALGYLVHVRKKPFMRISEACRSIFGDNFTDGIGGKILDVIFLVSILSGAAVTLGLGTPIVTYNLAEIFNIDITFGLTLIVTVVWVFFFSISAYLGIERGIKKLSTFNMYLGGAFALFIMIAGPGVFILNYFTDSVGFLFTHYTDMILNTNAVHMGEDTHIQSNTVFYFAYNATWAMLHSVFAATVSRGRTIREMIMTYLFAPMLIAWGATAVLGGLGVERYLTGEVPVLDIVQEDAMAAIPAILNSLPLSIIALVAFVVVAMIFMITTLDSTTYTIASYAGTRNMSKSEPSRNLRLIVATIITVFALLLLRIGGLPPLEVVSGLLGIPIIILQFLTIYAAKKMMDEDRAWVNNVRKKKQRKQQPNDK, via the coding sequence ATGAGAAAGAAAAGTGAAGAACCGAGCAAACCAAAGTTAGTAGAACACAGAATTTTTGCTCCTTCTATGCTTATTATGATCGCTATTTGTATACCGTTTGCGATGTATCAGGATGAATCGCTAGAACTGTTAAACAGTATATTTAATCAGGTTGTGGAGATATTTAACTGGGGTTATTTGTGGTATGCCATTATCATGGTTATTCTAGGATTTTATATGTCATTTTCTAAATATGGGGATGTTGTTTTAGGCGATCCAATGGAAAAACCAAGATTCACGCTATTTGAATATGCTTCGATTCTCATTGCAATGGGGCTTGGATCTACTATTATGCGTACAGGGATGACCGAATGGGCTAATGTCGCAGTAGACCCTCCTATTGGTGTGGAGGCAATGTCAGCAGATGCGTTGATGTGGGGAAATGCCTATAGCATGTTCTTGTGGACGTTTCAAACCTTTGCTGTCTTCGTCATGGCAGCTCCAGCTCTGGGATATCTTGTTCATGTTCGGAAAAAACCGTTTATGCGAATTTCCGAAGCATGTCGCAGTATTTTCGGAGACAATTTTACAGATGGCATTGGCGGGAAAATATTGGACGTTATTTTCCTGGTAAGTATTCTTTCAGGTGCTGCGGTTACCTTAGGACTGGGGACACCAATTGTTACGTATAACTTGGCTGAAATTTTTAATATTGACATTACGTTTGGATTAACATTGATCGTAACGGTCGTATGGGTCTTCTTCTTCTCTATCAGTGCTTATTTAGGAATAGAGAGAGGAATTAAAAAATTAAGTACCTTTAATATGTATCTTGGCGGCGCATTTGCCTTGTTTATCATGATAGCAGGTCCGGGTGTATTCATACTTAATTATTTCACAGACTCAGTTGGTTTTCTGTTTACCCATTATACGGATATGATCCTCAATACGAATGCGGTGCATATGGGGGAAGACACACATATACAAAGCAACACCGTGTTCTACTTTGCTTATAATGCGACATGGGCTATGCTACACAGTGTATTTGCTGCAACGGTATCACGCGGAAGGACGATAAGGGAAATGATTATGACTTATTTATTTGCACCAATGCTCATAGCCTGGGGCGCTACAGCAGTTCTTGGAGGTCTTGGTGTAGAGAGATACTTGACTGGGGAAGTACCTGTCCTGGACATTGTTCAGGAAGATGCAATGGCAGCTATACCGGCGATATTGAATTCACTACCTTTATCCATAATCGCGCTTGTGGCATTTGTTGTTGTTGCTATGATCTTCATGATTACGACACTGGATTCGACAACATATACCATTGCATCTTATGCTGGAACGAGGAACATGAGTAAATCAGAACCTTCCAGAAATCTGCGGTTGATTGTTGCCACAATCATTACCGTCTTTGCCTTATTATTATTACGAATAGGGGGACTCCCTCCGCTGGAAGTAGTCTCAGGGCTCTTGGGGATACCAATTATTATATTACAGTTCCTGACTATTTACGCTGCTAAGAAAATGATGGATGAGGATAGAGCATGGGTAAATAATGTTAGGAAGAAAAAGCAACGGAAGCAACAACCGAATGATAAATAG
- a CDS encoding YeeE/YedE family protein, translated as MTTSASSVQSISEVKDPVEKRPDLNKPQIPLIIGGLIVSAILMIYLMITQNSIQPLLLVIGLLLGYTLFHARFGFTSAFRRFASVGNGQALRSHMLMLAVAVTLFAPILAFGYSFFGEEVAGNLSPIGVSLIVGAFMFGIGMQLGGGCASGTLYAVGGGRTVMFVTLLFFIAGSTIGAKHLPFWTEDLPAFKPVSLATSTGLGYGGAWVLSIVLFGLIAWFTLVVEKRKKSPKVASVPSATGWKRIFRGSWPLFAAAIALAVLNALTLMTRGTPWGITSAFALWGSKTAQFFGIDVASWGYWQGANAAVLESSILTDSTTVLNLGVIIGAFLASAAGGLFKFTRMNPKNVTAAVIGGLLMGYGARLAFGCNIGAYFSGIASFSLHGYIWGILALAGTFVALYLRPLFGLSVPKSKDSFC; from the coding sequence GTGACAACGTCAGCATCTAGCGTACAATCTATAAGTGAAGTGAAAGATCCAGTGGAAAAAAGACCTGATTTAAATAAACCTCAAATTCCACTAATAATTGGAGGGCTAATTGTTAGTGCTATATTAATGATATATTTAATGATCACACAAAATAGTATTCAACCATTGTTACTTGTCATTGGTTTGTTACTTGGATATACATTATTCCATGCACGTTTTGGTTTCACCTCAGCATTTCGTAGATTCGCATCTGTTGGAAATGGGCAGGCTTTACGCTCACACATGCTAATGTTAGCTGTTGCTGTTACATTATTTGCTCCGATTCTAGCATTTGGCTATTCATTCTTCGGTGAAGAGGTTGCTGGGAATTTATCTCCAATTGGTGTTAGCCTCATCGTAGGTGCTTTCATGTTTGGAATAGGGATGCAACTTGGGGGAGGTTGTGCGTCCGGTACGCTTTATGCCGTTGGTGGAGGGCGTACTGTTATGTTTGTAACGCTATTATTCTTTATTGCTGGTTCAACAATAGGAGCAAAACACCTTCCTTTCTGGACGGAAGATTTACCTGCATTTAAACCTGTTTCTTTAGCAACTTCTACAGGGCTTGGTTATGGAGGCGCATGGGTATTATCGATTGTATTGTTTGGTCTGATCGCATGGTTTACTTTAGTAGTTGAAAAAAGGAAAAAATCACCTAAAGTGGCTTCAGTACCATCAGCAACTGGTTGGAAGAGAATTTTCCGTGGATCGTGGCCTTTGTTTGCTGCCGCGATCGCGTTAGCTGTTCTGAATGCTTTAACGTTAATGACTCGTGGTACACCGTGGGGGATAACCTCAGCTTTTGCTTTATGGGGTTCAAAAACGGCACAGTTCTTCGGAATTGATGTAGCGAGTTGGGGTTATTGGCAAGGTGCTAATGCTGCTGTACTGGAGTCATCGATTTTGACCGATTCTACCACTGTATTGAACTTAGGTGTAATCATAGGGGCATTTCTAGCATCAGCAGCAGGTGGACTTTTCAAGTTTACAAGAATGAATCCGAAAAATGTAACTGCAGCCGTTATAGGAGGTCTACTCATGGGATATGGAGCTCGACTTGCATTTGGCTGTAATATCGGTGCATACTTCAGTGGTATTGCATCATTTAGCCTTCATGGATATATTTGGGGGATCCTTGCATTAGCGGGAACCTTTGTAGCACTTTATCTCAGACCATTGTTTGGATTATCGGTGCCAAAATCAAAAGATTCGTTTTGTTGA
- a CDS encoding hydroxymethylglutaryl-CoA synthase has translation MEIGIDKIGFYTPHLYVDMNKLAYERNVEPEKFTIGIGQEKMAIAPLTQDPVTMAANAALEILDEEDKEKIDFVLFGTESGIDQSKSAAVYVHRLLGLNAQARAVEVKQACYGATAAIQMAKGHIALNPESRVLVLGSDIARYGLNTGGEATQGAGAIAMVVSKDPSIMVFEGPSAYLTDDVMDFWRPAYSGEAFVDGKLSNEQYIAFFSRAWDQYKAKTGLELADFDAFSFHLPYTKMGKKALKAVLDEGSEADSERLLANHQIGAIYNRNVGNIYTASLYLSLLSLLEQNEDLQDGSRIGLFSYGSGAVGELFAGRLKNGYREHLHVERHRELFATRKEVTVSEYEEIFQETLPTDGSRLELDIHQDPANVCLSGIEGHARQYVNKASGIREEKVAAHVER, from the coding sequence GTGGAAATTGGAATTGACAAAATTGGTTTTTACACCCCACATTTATATGTGGATATGAACAAACTCGCTTACGAAAGAAATGTTGAACCAGAAAAATTTACAATAGGAATCGGTCAGGAGAAAATGGCTATCGCACCGCTTACACAGGACCCGGTGACAATGGCAGCAAATGCAGCACTCGAAATTTTAGATGAAGAAGATAAAGAAAAGATTGACTTTGTTTTATTCGGAACGGAATCTGGTATTGATCAATCAAAATCAGCAGCAGTATATGTACACCGACTACTTGGTCTAAACGCACAAGCTCGAGCTGTTGAGGTGAAACAAGCTTGTTATGGAGCTACTGCCGCCATTCAAATGGCGAAAGGTCATATCGCATTAAATCCGGAAAGCAGGGTATTGGTGCTGGGCTCTGATATTGCGAGATACGGTTTGAATACCGGAGGCGAAGCAACACAAGGAGCTGGCGCTATTGCTATGGTTGTTAGTAAAGATCCAAGCATTATGGTATTTGAGGGCCCGAGCGCTTATTTGACTGATGACGTAATGGATTTCTGGCGTCCTGCGTATTCCGGGGAAGCATTTGTAGATGGAAAATTATCGAATGAGCAATATATTGCATTCTTTTCCCGTGCCTGGGATCAGTACAAAGCCAAAACAGGGTTGGAGCTAGCAGATTTTGATGCATTTTCTTTTCACTTGCCTTATACGAAGATGGGTAAAAAAGCACTAAAAGCTGTATTAGATGAAGGATCAGAAGCAGATAGTGAACGTTTATTAGCAAACCACCAAATTGGTGCGATATACAACAGAAATGTTGGTAATATTTATACCGCTTCATTGTATTTAAGTCTGCTTTCCCTACTTGAGCAAAATGAAGATTTGCAAGATGGCTCGCGAATTGGGCTGTTCAGCTATGGATCAGGGGCAGTAGGGGAATTATTTGCTGGCAGATTAAAGAATGGCTACCGGGAGCATTTACATGTGGAACGTCACCGTGAATTATTTGCCACACGTAAGGAAGTAACGGTTTCCGAATATGAGGAGATTTTCCAGGAAACTTTGCCAACGGACGGGTCTAGGCTTGAACTTGATATTCATCAGGATCCTG